Genomic window (Capsicum annuum cultivar UCD-10X-F1 chromosome 10, UCD10Xv1.1, whole genome shotgun sequence):
aCCGTCTTTAGTAATACGTATCGTCCCACCTATCGTCTAAGAGACATTGGACTTCACTATTTTGGCTTTGTGGTCTAGACAAAATAAAGCTATGCTACCTAGGACTCGAAATGTGTAACAAGTAGGCCGTTAAGTAGCACATAATTgtcccaagttagcctcttggttaATTAGAATTTATTAATATGATTTACATGcaaaggaaaataattaattattgttTAGTCAAATAGGCATGATATCTATGGGATCAAACAATTATTCATTGAAAAGTAACTGTCAAAACATTTATAACAATGTGGTAAGAATTCATAAAAAGACATGTCAAAGCAAACGTGATAGAATAAGAACGTTAATTATTATGTAAAAAACAATTAAGCATGATGTCTAAGTGAAAAGTATACTAAAtcgtaaaataaaataatgttgtAAAGTTATAAACATCAAGAGTGATATCCATTTATTATACAAACGGCAATTAACCAATTACAAGTTTAAATAAGGTGTTAAGAATTGATGGATTCACATActaaaaatagttaaaaagaTTTGAGATTATAATTTCCATCACTAGAAATTACtaccaaaatatacaaaatattgcTGAAAAAATGCTGAAAATTGACATTCAATTGCTTGAaacagattttatttttattgtgctGAAAGTTATTAAGACATGCtgaaactttattttaaattgCGAAACAATTTTGTATAGCTAAAAGTTACAACAACACGCGGAAAAACGGATTTTAACATGCTGGGAGTCAATAAAACATTAGGAAAATAAATACAAGtgttaaaattaaatttgatatgttaaaaataaatattttttagagtgctaaaaatgttattttgaatgtcgaaaattaaaatttagttgTTGGGAATGTTATTTAAACTGATGTAAATGTCATTTATAATATGCCCAAAACTTTGTTAAACCcgtcaaaaataattaaatatgttataAATTAAGTTGACATATTCAAACTTAATTTAAAAAGGCGAAAGTTGATTAAACTCCTAAAAGCAGGATTTCTAGGTGATTGAAATAAGTAATTCGTTGAACCTTCGTTAAGGTTTGACTAAATGATCACATAGCGCGTAAGGCAGGTAGACCTAAATTACTTTTGCCTACGCGATTCGTAGAGAACATAAATCCCCGCCCCTGAAGCAGTCCTGAATTTATTATATCGAGATTTACAAAAGTTATTACAacacaatgaattaaaataaataactaaggaAAAAAAGGATGAACAACCCCTTCCCCGATATTCCGATGACTCTTCAAGTTTCCAAAACTGTCTATTTATGCTTGTGAGACTATGTAATAGCAATACAAGCAAGAATATAATATAACACAGACATAGCAAGCAAACACCGAATAATTCTTGCAAACATGTTtactaacatcaacaataaagaaaattaCGTTGGTAGAGACTTACCGATTGATgataacaagtaatatcaataagaaAATCCAAGCAACACAGGATCACAGAGAGGTCGAAATCAATACTCCAATAATAAGTACAGAAAGTAATAAAGTCAGATTGTTTCTCGTTCGCTTAAAGCTTTCTTGTGATCGTGTGTAAGTTCTTATTTATCACATAGAATAGGTAGAGTGGGGAGAGTGTATATATTACAGTGTCAGTCCTCTCCTCAAAGAATGAGGAGGAGTAGTTTATACAGCCAAGTAAAGTAAAATCATACCAAGATAAAAATAGCAAAACAATATTCTTAtcaatcaaataagaaaaaacaatatTCTTGACAATCAAATAAGAGAAAACCTTCCTTAAATGAATAACAGAATCAATCATATATAAATCAATCAAGGAACAAAGGAGAAACTGTCACAACCCGAGCCAGGACTCTAACCATGACAAGCATACTGAACCATAGTGATTCAGACGCTCTTCTacatctgataatcatgcaccaTACTCGAATAACAAGGAAAAGATGCGGAAATATAATAAATAGAATCATCGTCAAAATCTGAAATCGATGTAACAATACAGAAATAAGTTCATCAATATTTAGACGTCTCTAtccgtctgtgaaatctctaccaAATACAACATCAATAAGACTGTCTGAAtctgggacaaagcccccagtggacctaaaccaaaagaAATAACTAATGTATGAAAAGATAATATGCCTtccgaaataaagaaggctcaccactgcactcTTCACTTTTGTCCAGATAACTCTATTGCTTAGCaagacctctagactgagcctcagccctgaaatatagggggtcaatacaattgtattggtacggagagaaatccaaaataatgaattttatacatataaaatataggtgagagcaaCTCATAAGAATATTATGCATGCATAGTTTAAAATCTCATGGGTCATCTCAAAATCTTAAAACAGTCTTGTTAATGCAACTCTAtactttgtattacttttgagctTGGTGGTGTACCCTACATATCAGCtaccccacgggctatatgggatccgcccataactcggcggccaagcccccaacccaagtgtgctgcaagggttggagtatcttaATCTGCTACGCCACAGgaccgtcgccagcgtacaataataataggCCCATATAAGCAAaacacggttttgggcaatgaatTTTAGggctcatgccttcttcgggtaaccacctaacatttcttaagcccatttttagtatgttctaaacatgcatctgtCTGTGTtctaaatctgaaaatctgagATGAAATCTGTCTTTTTAATCTGTTCTAAATTTGCTATGGCATTATCCGAatctggtatcgtcataccaagacttgcaagtcatgtttctGAGCCATAAAAATCATATCACGGTTTTCTTTTTCAAAGCATAAAGTTTAGACAACCATCTTTCAAACAATTCTAGAAGATTCATACTTGaatacatttatcaaattatgcaaagatcattcttttcaatcatttcaacaaacatgtggtggtcatgcaTCCTTGGCAAActatgcaattctttcattatatgtattcgacatttatcaacatgtaaaacccctctcatcaatttaaagataaatcataaatcattcaataGTGGTTAAAAACATTgataccatgcttctaaataaacattcaaaatcaagAGGTATTACAACATGAGAGGGAGCGTAAATAGTCATGCTCTtaattcaattatcaattttaaccacatacacacacagatatatatatatatatatatatatatatataagattttaaatcaatttaggggaaggcctaaagaccaaaacaatagatCAAAAATGATtcacaatgcacaattgtaaatttaattcaaaactcattgcaaattcatgatttctcaacattcaaaatatcattaaaacGTTTTCACCacgcccatgtagtttaggaaaaccccacgtaccttagattacttagtttaaagagaagaactcggatcttgatttgttccttgaaAATCTTGGACATAAGGCTTGATTTCATGATCTTTGGGGAAAGTTTTAGGGTTTGAAATTGAGAGGATTTGAGTGGTTTTGGATGTATTTTGCTCAAATCACAATTTAAATTCGTGTTATGGCTGAGGTAAGACGaggtaaaagactaaaatacccctaatgAAACAAAAAGGGTCGCGCATAAGCTGATATGCTGAAATAAAATTAGCATAACTTTTGGCTCCAAAATCGGATTTGGAAAAAATCAGTTgcgttagaaagaagactcaaagacctttcatttgatatatagcaaaCCCCGTAATTCGTTATATACAcaaagttatggttgattgaatttGACCCTGATATGTGGCCAATCTGCTCCCAATCTGCTGGAGCAGATGCAACACAGATCAAACCAGTGTAATCTGCTCCTGACCTACGGCCAATCTGCTCCCAATCTACAGTAGCAGATGCAACACAAATCAAACCAGTGTAGTCTGCTCTTGACCTACGACCAATCTGCTCCCAATCTGCTGGAGCAGATGCAACACAGATCAAACCAAAGTGGATGGCATTTTAGACAAGGGCCAAGGGCAAGGGAGTTATTTATCAATCATTTTGTATATGATTTTATTGGATCTTGGGACTCTTATGCGCTGGAAAGACGGTTTACATTCTAACCCGAAATGCGGGTTGTTAcagaaataaatatttagaaaaatcaATCGAAACCTTACTTTCCTTAATTAAATAGATGGAATTAATTAGAAGCCAATTTatcataaataagtaaaataaaaagatatctgaaaaataataaaaagataaagaaatgcaTGAACTTTTACTATTtatcatatataacaaaataaattcaacaattaaagCAACTAATTATGTAGAATAAAGACttcttaattaaattattataattatgcattcaaatttatcaaaatatattgtgAAGCATATTAAgacaaataaaatatcataaaattgtCAAGACGACTTAACATGAGGATGTCGACATTTCAAACTCGCAGGTTATGAGCACATGAATCAGACATTGAAAATCTCATTCTCAATGctaacttcataacaacaatacgAACAGAGAATCGCAATTTCAATGTTGGCATAATCCAAATTCATATCAATTAAAGCAAACAGTCATACAAGTTTGGCACTTTCACAATTTAGCCGTGCTAAAATATAGATAAACATATAATTAAAGAGCATCAAGTCAACCTCATGTCACAAAGTCACAAATTTATACTAATAATTTGACGATGCCAAGAAGTCCGAATAAGAAGAAATTAAATAGAAATTTCAGTCAATTTTCGTCAATTTCATATCACAAAAAATcgtattaaaagaagaaaaaacaaaggcGTAGAAGACAACATAAAATTAATAAGAAAGCAAACCTGGGATGGATTCCAATGAATCCATCATTTTCCGATAAAACGGGTTGAATGGTCTGGCGGTTTGGATGATTTGATCGTCTCTGGCTAATTTCGAGCGGCTGCCAGTGCTGTTGGAGCGTGGAGCAGCGACGGGAGGTGGTGGAGTTTTCACCGGGGTTACTGGCAGCGGAGGAGGTTGGTGGCGGCAAAGGTTGTCTCGCCGGTTGCCGGCTTGGCGACAGTTGAGCAGCGGCTGGGATTATTTTTGTTGTGGTGGTAGCGCCGGAGAGGGAGAACGGGGGGAGGTAGAGCGACGGCTTGTTTCTGTCCATCGATTGGCGGCGTCGCTGGTCCATCAGTTGCGGCGGTGGTTGGCGGAGTGGTAGTAGCCGGTGGGGAGAGGTGAAGGATAAGAGGGGACGGGAGGTGACGCGATTGGTGTTGCCTTCATTGAGGTTCGCCGATGGTGTCACTGGTGGGGTGATCTGCGGCGGCCATGGTTGCTGTTGATAGAGAGAGGAAGAAGAGAGAAGGCAGAGAGAGGGAAGGGATGGGGCGGCTGTTTTTGAGAATGAGGAGTAGggttttcttgtttttgtttaaAAGAAAGAAAGTGTAGCTTGATCTCAGTCGTCAGATTAGTTTTGATCGACGGTTGAGATCTAAAGCCTGAAAATTTGatcacaaattaaataaaaatttaaattgagtcaCAAGTTGGCTATAATCCTAATAAATTGAATACAACTAGGCTAAAATTGTTATGTTGTGGTAGAATTGggtcataagataaataaattagatAAAGTGATTTCAatttaggctgttatttaaataatagtaggggtagtaataataataataataataataataataataataataataataaataattataataataataataataaattttataatgaaaatgataatgtatTTGAAAATTGTGAGTGCATATTTATGaagaataatttaataaaaatcgataaaattatgtaaaatattgtatttgaattaatagattgtaaaaaatgatatcaaaaatgaataaaataatttgtacattttaaatcatgaatgtgatcGTCAAAAAtttgtttgatgcaagaaaatgtgtaaaaaaattactacatttaaaaattaataattttgctaaaatagcagcctaCATGTAATATCggaaggtcaaaattgggtgtcaagaGTATTGACTTCAAAAGGTGGCAGCAGAAAATGTTCTTTTACCTTacaactctttgtcttcaaaggttcacatttgaAGAAGCttctgaggtgcccgagggaacctctaACCAAGAGTTATTTGTCattgtggaggcttggaaacaGTCTAATTTACTTTGCAGAAATTACATTATGAGTAGTCTCTAAGATGACCTGTataatgtttatagtggaacaaAGACAGCAAAAGAGTTGTGCGGAGCGCAAGAAAAGAAGTATAAGACTGAGGATACGAAAATCAAAaagttcttcgttgcaagattTCTGGAAtataaaatgattgacaacaagTTTGTTGTAtcccaagtgcaggaactgcaagtgatcatccacgatctccttgcggaaggtatgattttgacaaatacctttgttgaacagtttaaaaatgttcttaatattcatataaactttattgtaggtttggtcgtaaatgaagcatttcaagtcgcgacaataatagagaagttacaACCTATGTGGAAAgccttcaagaactacttgaaacacaaACGTAAGGAGATATCAGTTGAAGATCTAATAATGAGAgattgaagaagacaacaaagctGTGGAAAGAAGGTCGAGAGAAAATTCTATAATgaatggagcaaacattgtagaagacaACCACAacaactctaaaaaaaaaaaaaactggacATGAGAACAATCAacctaagaaaaaattcaagggaaagtgctttaATTATGACAAGATTGGCTACAAATCAACAAATTGTTaggcccctaagaaaggcaagaagaaagatcaagaaaatatggttgagtccaagaaagaaatgAACGATCTGTGTGTCATGTTGTCTGAATACAACTTGGTGAgaaatcctcgagaatggtggatggatttcgGTGCCACCCGCtatgtttgtgctaataaggagttgtttGCAACGTTCGCTCTGGCTCAAGGCGAAGAAAAGATTTACATGGCTAACTCCGTTGCTGCAAAAGTAGAAGTAACAGgaaaagtatgcttgaaaatgacttcaggcaaagtgttgacactcaacaatgtcctgtatgtaccggagttaagaaagaacttgatttctgtatcacttctagacaaaaatggattcaaatgtgtaattaTTTCCGAAAAAGTTGTAATTAGCAAAGAAAAAGTatacgtaggaaaaggctatctcattGAGGGCCTacataagatgaatgtaatgactattgaaatcaataaaatttcttcttcttcttacttgcttgagtccaatgaattgtggcatgaacgtttatgacatgtcaattacaaaactttgcgaaaactgattaacttagaagtttttcaaactttgagtgcaataaatcaa
Coding sequences:
- the LOC107855234 gene encoding uncharacterized protein LOC107855234, with the protein product MDQRRRQSMDRNKPSLYLPPFSLSGATTTTKIIPAAAQLSPSRQPARQPLPPPTSSAASNPGENSTTSRRCSTLQQHWQPLEISQRRSNHPNRQTIQPVLSENDGFIGIHPRLGADWS